The Actinomadura sp. WMMB 499 genome includes a window with the following:
- the tuf gene encoding elongation factor Tu, with protein MAKAKFERTKPHVNIGTIGHIDHGKTTLTAAITKVLHDKYPELNPFTPFEDIDKAPEERERGITISIAHVEYQTESRHYAHVDCPGHADYVKNMITGAAQMDGAILVVAATDGPMPQTKEHVLLARQVGVPYIVVALNKCDMVDDEEILELVELEVRELLSEYEFPGDDLPVVRVSAFQALQGEEKWTDSIVELMNAVDENVPEPVRDIEKPFLMPIEDVFSITGRGTVVTGRIERGVVNVNEEVEIIGIKESSTKTTVTGVEMFRKLLDQGQAGDNVGLLLRGIKREDVERGQCIIKPGTNTPHTEFEAQVYILSKDEGGRHTPFFNNYRPQFYFRTTDVTGVVNLPEGTEMVMPGDNTEMRVELIQPIAMEDGLKFAIREGGRTVGAGRVTKVIK; from the coding sequence GTGGCGAAGGCCAAGTTCGAGCGGACGAAGCCGCACGTGAACATCGGCACCATTGGGCACATCGACCACGGTAAGACCACGCTTACCGCGGCGATCACCAAGGTGCTCCACGACAAGTACCCCGAGCTCAACCCCTTCACGCCGTTCGAGGACATCGACAAGGCGCCGGAGGAGCGCGAGCGCGGCATCACGATCTCCATCGCGCACGTCGAGTACCAGACCGAGTCCCGGCACTACGCCCACGTGGACTGCCCCGGTCACGCGGACTACGTCAAGAACATGATCACCGGTGCGGCGCAGATGGACGGCGCCATCCTGGTGGTCGCCGCGACCGACGGTCCGATGCCGCAGACCAAGGAGCACGTGCTGCTCGCCCGCCAGGTCGGCGTGCCGTACATCGTCGTCGCCCTGAACAAGTGCGACATGGTCGACGACGAGGAGATCCTCGAGCTCGTCGAGCTCGAGGTCCGCGAGCTGCTCTCGGAGTACGAGTTCCCGGGCGACGACCTGCCGGTCGTCCGCGTGTCCGCCTTCCAGGCCCTGCAGGGCGAGGAGAAGTGGACCGACTCGATCGTCGAGCTGATGAACGCCGTGGACGAGAACGTCCCCGAGCCCGTCCGCGACATCGAGAAGCCGTTCCTGATGCCGATCGAGGACGTCTTCTCGATCACCGGCCGCGGCACGGTCGTCACCGGCCGGATCGAGCGCGGCGTGGTCAACGTCAACGAGGAAGTCGAGATCATCGGCATCAAGGAGTCCTCGACGAAGACCACCGTCACCGGTGTCGAGATGTTCCGCAAGCTGCTCGACCAGGGCCAGGCGGGCGACAACGTCGGCCTCCTGCTCCGCGGCATCAAGCGCGAGGACGTCGAGCGCGGCCAGTGCATCATCAAGCCGGGCACCAACACCCCGCACACCGAGTTCGAGGCGCAGGTCTACATCCTGTCCAAGGACGAGGGCGGCCGCCACACGCCGTTCTTCAACAACTACCGTCCGCAGTTCTACTTCCGGACCACGGACGTCACCGGCGTGGTGAACCTCCCCGAGGGCACCGAGATGGTCATGCCGGGCGACAACACCGAGATGCGCGTCGAGCTGATCCAGCCCATCGCCATGGAGGACGGCCTGAAGTTCGCCATCCGCGAGGGTGGCCGGACCGTCGGCGCCGGTCGTGTCACGAAGGTCATCAAGTAA
- the rpsJ gene encoding 30S ribosomal protein S10: MAGQKIRIRLKAYDHEVIDTSAKKIVETVTRTGAKVAGPVPLPTEKNVYCVIRSPHKYKDSREHFEMRTHKRLIDIIDPTPKTVDSLMRLDLPAGVDIEIKL, encoded by the coding sequence ATGGCGGGACAGAAGATCCGCATCCGGCTCAAGGCCTACGACCACGAGGTCATCGACACCTCCGCGAAGAAGATCGTTGAGACGGTGACGCGGACGGGCGCCAAGGTCGCGGGCCCGGTGCCGCTGCCGACCGAGAAGAACGTGTACTGCGTCATCCGCTCGCCGCACAAGTACAAGGACAGCCGCGAGCACTTCGAGATGCGCACGCACAAGCGGCTGATCGACATCATCGACCCGACGCCCAAGACGGTCGATTCGCTGATGCGCCTCGACCTTCCGGCCGGCGTTGACATCGAGATCAAGCTCTGA
- the rplC gene encoding 50S ribosomal protein L3: MSEQRKGVLGEKLGMTQVFDDEGRIVPVTVVQAGPCVVTQLKTQEKDGYAAVQIGYGQIDPRKVNKPRAGHFEKAGVTPRRYLVELRGDTELELGQEITAGAFEAGQKIDVTGTSKGKGTAGVMKRHGFKGLGASHGTQRKHRSPGSIGGCATPGRVFKGLRMAGRHGNARTTVQNLTVHAIDEEKGLLLIKGAVPGPNGGVVLVRDAVKGTGK; encoded by the coding sequence ATGAGTGAGCAGAGGAAGGGCGTCCTGGGCGAGAAGCTCGGCATGACCCAGGTCTTCGACGATGAGGGCCGGATCGTTCCGGTGACCGTCGTCCAGGCCGGGCCCTGTGTCGTCACCCAGCTCAAGACCCAGGAGAAGGACGGCTACGCGGCGGTCCAGATCGGGTACGGGCAGATCGACCCGCGCAAGGTGAACAAGCCGCGGGCGGGGCACTTCGAGAAGGCCGGCGTCACGCCGCGCCGCTACCTCGTGGAGCTCCGGGGCGACACCGAGCTGGAACTCGGCCAGGAGATCACCGCCGGAGCCTTCGAGGCCGGCCAGAAGATCGACGTGACCGGCACGAGCAAGGGCAAGGGCACCGCCGGTGTCATGAAGCGCCACGGCTTCAAGGGCCTCGGCGCCTCGCACGGCACCCAGCGCAAGCACCGCTCGCCGGGATCGATCGGCGGCTGCGCGACCCCCGGTCGCGTCTTCAAGGGTCTCCGCATGGCCGGACGGCACGGCAACGCCCGGACCACCGTGCAGAACCTGACCGTGCACGCCATCGACGAGGAGAAGGGCCTGCTGCTCATCAAGGGCGCGGTCCCCGGTCCCAACGGCGGCGTGGTCCTGGTCCGCGACGCAGTGAAGGGGACGGGCAAGTGA
- the rplD gene encoding 50S ribosomal protein L4, producing the protein MTSKLDIDLPAEIFDAKTSVPLIHQVVVAQEAAARQGTHATKTRGAVRGGGKKPYRQKGTGRARQGSTRAPQFAGGGTVHGPQPRDYTQRTPKKMKAAALRGALSDRARAGMVHVVDNLVEGDAPKTKTALAALRTVTEAKRVLVVLDRDDELTWKSLRNEPSVHVLVSDQLNTYDVLVNDDVVFTQKAYDEFISRAAKK; encoded by the coding sequence GTGACCTCCAAGCTCGACATCGATCTGCCCGCCGAGATCTTCGACGCCAAGACGAGCGTCCCGCTGATCCACCAGGTCGTGGTGGCGCAGGAGGCCGCGGCCCGGCAGGGCACGCACGCGACGAAGACCCGCGGCGCCGTCCGGGGCGGCGGCAAGAAGCCGTACCGGCAGAAGGGCACCGGCCGCGCCCGGCAGGGCTCGACCCGCGCTCCGCAGTTCGCCGGCGGCGGCACCGTCCACGGCCCGCAGCCGCGCGACTACACGCAGCGGACGCCCAAGAAGATGAAGGCCGCCGCGCTGCGCGGCGCCCTGTCCGACCGCGCCCGCGCCGGCATGGTGCACGTGGTCGACAACCTCGTCGAGGGCGACGCCCCGAAGACGAAGACGGCGCTGGCGGCGCTGCGCACGGTCACCGAGGCCAAGCGCGTCCTGGTGGTCCTCGACCGCGACGACGAGCTGACCTGGAAGAGCCTGCGCAACGAGCCGAGCGTGCACGTGCTCGTCTCCGACCAGCTCAACACCTACGACGTGCTGGTGAACGATGACGTCGTCTTCACGCAGAAGGCGTACGACGAGTTCATCTCGCGCGCGGCGAAGAAGTAA
- the rplW gene encoding 50S ribosomal protein L23: protein MAKIADPRDVIIAPVVSEKSYGLLDENKYTFIVRPDANKTQIRQAVEEVFNVKVTNVNTLNRSGKRKRTRFGYGKRKDTKRAIVSLAEGERIDIFGGTA from the coding sequence GTGGCCAAGATCGCTGACCCCCGCGACGTCATCATCGCGCCGGTCGTCTCGGAGAAGAGCTACGGGCTGCTGGACGAGAACAAGTACACGTTCATCGTCCGCCCGGACGCCAACAAGACGCAGATCAGGCAGGCCGTCGAGGAGGTGTTCAACGTCAAGGTGACGAACGTGAACACCCTCAACCGTTCGGGCAAGCGCAAGCGCACCCGGTTCGGCTACGGCAAGCGCAAGGACACCAAGCGCGCCATCGTCAGCCTGGCCGAGGGCGAGCGGATCGACATCTTCGGCGGCACGGCCTGA
- the rplB gene encoding 50S ribosomal protein L2 yields MGIRNYKPTTPGRRGSSVADFVEVTRREPEKSLLKPLPKKGGRNNHGRITTRHQGGGHKRAYRVIDFRRHDKDGVPAKVAHIEYDPNRTARIALLHYADGEKRYILAPRDLKQGDRVENGPGSDIKPGNCLPLRNIPTGTVIHAIELRPGGGAKLARSAGAGVQLLAKEGKYATLRMPSGEMRMVDVRCRATVGQVGNAEQSNINWGKAGRMRWKGKRPTVRGVAMNPIDHPHGGGEGKTSGGRHPVNPKGKKEGRTRQANKSSDRLIVRRRSKKKR; encoded by the coding sequence ATGGGCATCCGTAACTACAAGCCGACCACTCCGGGTCGTCGCGGCTCCAGCGTGGCCGACTTCGTCGAGGTCACGCGCCGCGAGCCCGAGAAGTCGCTGCTCAAGCCGCTCCCGAAGAAGGGCGGCCGGAACAACCACGGCCGGATCACCACCCGGCACCAGGGCGGCGGGCACAAGCGCGCGTACCGCGTGATCGACTTCCGCCGGCACGACAAGGACGGCGTGCCGGCCAAGGTCGCGCACATCGAGTACGACCCGAACCGCACCGCGCGCATCGCGCTGCTGCACTACGCGGACGGCGAGAAGCGCTACATCCTCGCCCCCCGCGACCTGAAGCAGGGCGACCGGGTGGAGAACGGGCCGGGCTCCGACATCAAGCCGGGCAACTGCCTCCCGCTGCGCAACATCCCGACGGGTACCGTCATCCACGCCATCGAGCTGCGGCCCGGCGGCGGCGCCAAGCTGGCCCGCAGCGCGGGCGCGGGCGTCCAGCTGCTGGCCAAGGAGGGCAAGTACGCCACGCTGCGCATGCCCTCCGGCGAGATGCGGATGGTGGACGTGCGCTGCCGCGCGACGGTCGGCCAGGTCGGGAACGCCGAGCAGTCGAACATCAACTGGGGCAAGGCCGGACGTATGCGGTGGAAGGGCAAGCGCCCGACCGTCCGCGGTGTGGCCATGAACCCGATCGACCACCCGCACGGTGGTGGTGAGGGCAAGACCTCCGGTGGCCGGCACCCGGTGAACCCGAAGGGCAAGAAGGAAGGCCGCACTCGCCAGGCGAACAAGTCGAGCGACCGGCTGATCGTCCGTCGTCGCAGCAAGAAGAAGCGGTAG
- the rpsS gene encoding 30S ribosomal protein S19: MPRSLKKGPFVDDHLIKKVDAQNEKGTKNVIKTWSRRSMIVPDMIGHTIAVHDGRKHVPVFVTDSMVGHKLGEFAPTRTFRSHVKEDRRSRRG, from the coding sequence ATGCCACGTAGCCTCAAGAAGGGCCCCTTCGTGGACGACCACCTGATCAAGAAGGTGGACGCCCAGAACGAGAAGGGCACCAAGAACGTCATCAAGACGTGGTCCCGGCGCTCCATGATCGTCCCCGACATGATCGGGCACACGATCGCCGTGCACGACGGGCGCAAGCACGTCCCGGTGTTCGTCACCGACTCGATGGTGGGGCACAAGCTCGGCGAGTTCGCGCCGACGCGGACGTTCCGCAGCCACGTCAAGGAAGACCGCCGCAGCCGTCGCGGCTGA
- the rplV gene encoding 50S ribosomal protein L22, with protein sequence MEARAQARFIRVTPRKARRVVDLIRGLPAAEAQAVLRFAPQAASEPVGKVLASAIANAEHNFKLDSDTLVVSRAWVDEGPTLKRFRPRAQGRAYRINKRTSHITVVVESRDEASAGSGGKKTRRAR encoded by the coding sequence ATGGAAGCCAGGGCCCAGGCGCGGTTCATCCGCGTCACGCCCAGGAAGGCCCGCCGCGTGGTGGACCTCATCCGCGGCCTGCCCGCCGCGGAGGCTCAGGCGGTGCTGCGGTTCGCCCCCCAGGCTGCGAGTGAGCCGGTGGGCAAGGTGCTGGCGAGTGCCATCGCCAACGCCGAGCACAACTTCAAGCTCGACTCGGACACGCTGGTCGTCAGCCGTGCGTGGGTGGACGAGGGGCCGACGCTGAAGCGTTTCCGTCCCCGCGCCCAGGGCCGGGCTTACCGCATCAACAAGCGCACGAGCCACATCACCGTGGTCGTGGAGTCGCGCGACGAGGCTTCGGCCGGCAGCGGCGGTAAGAAGACGAGGAGGGCCCGGTAG
- the rpsC gene encoding 30S ribosomal protein S3, whose amino-acid sequence MGQKINPHGFRLGVTTDHKSVWFADKLYKDYVKEDVQIRRMLQKGMDRAGISKVEIERTRDRVEVNIHTARPGIVIGRRGAEAERLRGDLEKLTGKQVRLNILEVKNPEIDAQLVAQGVAEQLSSRVAFRRAMRKAIQSAMKSGAKGIKVQCGGRLGGAEMSRSEFYREGQVPLHTLRADIDYGFYEARTTFGRIGVKVWIYKGEAAQTRAEREQQAAQQRAAGGGGRGERRERRGGGRGGRGGRGGERGGDRGGAQKQQQSSEQPAQATEAAPQGEGS is encoded by the coding sequence GTGGGTCAGAAGATCAACCCGCACGGGTTCCGTCTGGGCGTCACCACCGACCACAAGAGCGTGTGGTTCGCCGACAAGCTCTACAAGGACTACGTCAAGGAAGACGTCCAGATCCGGCGCATGCTGCAGAAGGGCATGGACCGGGCGGGCATCTCCAAGGTGGAGATCGAGCGGACCCGTGACCGCGTCGAGGTCAACATCCACACGGCCCGGCCGGGCATCGTTATCGGCCGCCGCGGTGCGGAGGCCGAGCGCCTCCGGGGCGACCTGGAGAAGCTGACCGGCAAGCAGGTGCGGCTGAACATCCTCGAGGTGAAGAACCCCGAGATCGACGCGCAGCTCGTCGCGCAGGGCGTGGCCGAGCAGCTGTCCAGCCGCGTCGCGTTCCGCCGCGCCATGCGCAAGGCGATCCAGTCGGCGATGAAGTCGGGCGCCAAGGGCATCAAGGTGCAGTGCGGCGGCCGTCTCGGCGGCGCCGAGATGTCGCGGTCGGAGTTCTACCGCGAGGGCCAGGTCCCGCTGCACACGCTGCGCGCCGACATCGACTACGGGTTCTACGAGGCCCGCACGACGTTCGGCCGCATCGGCGTGAAGGTGTGGATCTACAAGGGCGAGGCCGCGCAGACCCGCGCCGAGCGCGAGCAGCAGGCCGCCCAGCAGCGCGCCGCCGGCGGCGGTGGCCGCGGCGAGCGCCGGGAGCGCCGTGGCGGCGGCCGTGGCGGCCGCGGCGGCCGCGGTGGCGAGCGCGGCGGCGACCGCGGCGGCGCGCAGAAGCAGCAGCAGAGTTCCGAGCAGCCCGCGCAGGCGACCGAGGCTGCTCCGCAGGGTGAGGGGAGCTGA
- the rplP gene encoding 50S ribosomal protein L16: MLIPRKVKHRKQHHPKRRGMAKGGTRVTFGEYGIQAVEGAYVTNRQIEAARIAMTRHIKRGGKVWINIFPDRPLTKKPAETRMGSGKGSVEWWVANVKPGRVMFELSYPNEEIARAALMRAIHKLPMKCKIVKREVGES; encoded by the coding sequence ATGCTGATCCCTCGCAAGGTCAAGCACCGCAAGCAGCACCACCCGAAGCGTCGGGGCATGGCCAAGGGCGGCACGCGGGTGACGTTCGGCGAGTACGGCATCCAGGCGGTCGAGGGCGCGTACGTCACGAACCGGCAGATCGAGGCCGCGCGTATCGCCATGACCCGTCACATCAAGCGTGGCGGCAAGGTCTGGATCAACATCTTCCCGGACCGCCCGCTGACCAAGAAGCCCGCCGAGACCCGCATGGGCTCCGGTAAGGGCTCGGTCGAGTGGTGGGTGGCCAACGTCAAGCCGGGACGCGTGATGTTCGAGCTCTCCTACCCCAACGAGGAGATCGCTCGCGCCGCGCTGATGCGCGCGATCCACAAGCTCCCGATGAAGTGCAAGATCGTGAAGCGAGAGGTGGGTGAGTCCTGA
- the rpmC gene encoding 50S ribosomal protein L29 yields MAKGLTAVDLRTEPDDVLVTKLKEAKEELFNLRFQAATGQLESHGRLRIVKREIARIYTVMRERELGIVEVSEDAVEGDE; encoded by the coding sequence ATGGCCAAGGGTCTTACCGCCGTAGATCTGCGGACCGAGCCGGACGACGTCCTGGTCACGAAGCTGAAGGAGGCGAAGGAGGAGCTCTTCAACCTTCGCTTCCAGGCCGCCACCGGCCAGCTCGAGAGCCACGGGCGGCTGCGCATCGTGAAGCGCGAGATCGCGCGCATCTACACCGTGATGCGTGAGCGGGAGCTCGGCATCGTCGAGGTCTCCGAGGACGCCGTGGAGGGCGACGAATGA
- the rpsQ gene encoding 30S ribosomal protein S17, translating into MTEQQTTQRNSRKVFEGLVVSDKTDKTVVVSVEDRVKHPKYHKVIRRTKNYKAHDEANECGVGDRVRLMETRPLSATKRWRVVEILEKAK; encoded by the coding sequence ATGACCGAGCAGCAGACGACGCAGCGGAACAGCCGCAAGGTGTTCGAGGGGCTCGTGGTCAGCGACAAGACGGACAAGACCGTGGTCGTGTCCGTCGAGGACCGCGTCAAGCACCCGAAGTACCACAAGGTGATCCGGCGGACCAAGAACTACAAGGCGCACGACGAGGCCAACGAGTGCGGCGTCGGCGACCGCGTCCGTCTCATGGAGACCCGCCCCCTGTCGGCCACCAAGCGCTGGCGCGTGGTGGAGATCCTCGAGAAGGCCAAGTAA
- the rplN gene encoding 50S ribosomal protein L14: MIQQESRLKVADNTGAKEILCIRVLGGSGRRYAGVGDIIVATVKDALPGAGVKKGDVVKAVIVRTRKERRRPDGSYIRFDENAAVLIKDGGDPRGTRIFGPVGRELREKKFMRIISLAPEVL, encoded by the coding sequence GTGATCCAGCAGGAGTCGCGACTCAAGGTCGCCGACAACACGGGTGCGAAGGAGATCCTTTGCATCCGGGTTCTCGGCGGCTCGGGTCGGCGCTACGCGGGAGTCGGCGACATCATCGTCGCGACGGTGAAGGACGCCCTTCCCGGCGCCGGCGTGAAGAAGGGGGATGTCGTCAAGGCGGTCATCGTGCGCACCCGCAAGGAGCGCCGGCGCCCGGACGGCTCCTACATCCGTTTCGACGAGAACGCGGCCGTCCTCATCAAGGACGGCGGCGACCCCCGGGGCACCCGTATCTTCGGCCCGGTGGGCCGCGAACTGCGCGAGAAGAAGTTCATGCGCATCATCTCGCTCGCGCCGGAGGTGCTGTGA
- the rplX gene encoding 50S ribosomal protein L24, whose amino-acid sequence MKIRKGDEVVVIAGKDKGATGKVLRVDPRRERVVVEGVNLITKNIKADQQRAGKESGRVTVEAPLHVSNVAIAEDGKPVRVGYRINEDGTKVRISRRSGKEI is encoded by the coding sequence ATGAAGATCCGCAAGGGCGACGAGGTCGTCGTCATCGCCGGCAAGGACAAGGGCGCGACGGGCAAGGTGCTGCGCGTCGACCCGCGCCGTGAGCGCGTCGTCGTCGAGGGCGTCAACCTCATCACCAAGAACATCAAGGCCGACCAGCAGCGGGCCGGCAAGGAGAGCGGTCGCGTGACGGTCGAGGCGCCGCTGCACGTCAGCAACGTCGCGATCGCCGAGGACGGCAAGCCGGTCCGGGTCGGATACCGCATCAACGAGGACGGCACGAAGGTTCGGATCTCGCGCCGTAGCGGTAAGGAGATCTGA
- the rplE gene encoding 50S ribosomal protein L5: MTETLSDAQTTERPVPQPRLKLRYREEIAGQMREQFGYENVMRIPGLTKIVVNMGVGDAAKDAKLIEGAIRDLSAITGQKPAVNRARKSIAQFKLREGMPIGAHVTLRGDRMWEFLDRLLATALPRIRDFRGLSPKQFDGNGNYTFGLTEQVMFHEVDPDKIDRSRGMDITVVTTAKTDDEGRALLKLLGFPFKES, from the coding sequence ATGACCGAGACTCTGTCCGACGCGCAGACCACCGAGCGTCCCGTCCCGCAGCCGCGGCTCAAGCTGCGCTACCGCGAGGAGATCGCGGGGCAGATGCGCGAGCAGTTCGGCTACGAGAACGTCATGCGGATCCCGGGCCTGACCAAGATCGTGGTCAACATGGGCGTGGGGGACGCGGCGAAGGACGCCAAGCTGATCGAGGGCGCGATCCGCGACCTGTCGGCGATCACCGGCCAGAAGCCCGCCGTGAACCGGGCCCGCAAGTCCATCGCGCAGTTCAAGCTGCGCGAGGGCATGCCGATCGGCGCGCACGTCACGCTGCGCGGCGACCGCATGTGGGAGTTCCTGGACCGGCTGCTGGCCACCGCCCTGCCCCGTATCCGCGACTTCCGCGGTCTGTCGCCGAAGCAGTTCGACGGCAACGGCAACTACACCTTCGGGCTGACCGAGCAGGTCATGTTCCACGAGGTCGACCCCGACAAGATCGACCGCTCGCGGGGCATGGACATCACGGTCGTCACGACCGCGAAGACCGACGACGAGGGCCGGGCGCTGCTCAAGCTCCTGGGCTTCCCCTTCAAGGAGAGCTGA
- a CDS encoding type Z 30S ribosomal protein S14, whose protein sequence is MAKKSLIAKAGRKPKFGVRSYTRCSRCGRPRSVYRKFGLCRICFREMAHRGELPGITKSSW, encoded by the coding sequence ATGGCGAAGAAGTCGCTGATCGCCAAGGCGGGGCGGAAGCCGAAGTTCGGCGTCCGCTCGTACACTCGATGCTCGCGCTGCGGGCGTCCGCGCTCGGTCTACCGGAAGTTCGGCCTGTGCCGGATCTGCTTCCGGGAGATGGCCCACCGCGGCGAGCTGCCCGGCATCACCAAGTCCAGCTGGTGA
- the rpsH gene encoding 30S ribosomal protein S8: MTMTDPIADMLTRLRNANSAYHDQVAMPYSKIKAHIAEILQQEGYISGWSVEDAEVGKKLLVELKFGPTRERSIAGIKRVSKPGLRVYAKKDNLPKVLGGLGVAIISTSSGLMTDRQAGKRGVGGEVLAYVW; encoded by the coding sequence ATGACGATGACCGACCCGATCGCAGACATGCTGACGCGTCTGCGGAACGCGAATTCGGCGTACCACGACCAGGTGGCGATGCCGTACTCGAAGATCAAGGCGCACATCGCCGAGATCCTCCAGCAGGAGGGCTACATCTCGGGCTGGAGCGTGGAGGACGCCGAGGTCGGCAAGAAGCTCCTCGTCGAGCTCAAGTTCGGTCCGACCCGTGAGCGTTCGATCGCCGGCATCAAGCGCGTCTCGAAGCCGGGTCTGCGCGTGTACGCGAAGAAGGACAACCTGCCGAAGGTCCTGGGCGGACTCGGCGTCGCGATCATCTCGACGTCGTCCGGCCTGATGACGGACCGGCAGGCCGGCAAGCGCGGCGTGGGCGGGGAAGTCCTCGCCTACGTCTGGTGA
- the rplF gene encoding 50S ribosomal protein L6 — protein MSRIGRSPITVPGGVDVNIDGRSVTVKGPKGTLSQTVAEPIEVSLEDGVISVTRPNDIQKVRGLHGLTRTLINNMVVGVTDGYKKTLVIQGVGYRVAAKGKNLEFSLGYSHPITVEPPEGITFTVEKPTQLVVEGIDKQLVGEIAARIRKLRKPDPYKGKGVRYEGEQIRRKVGKAGK, from the coding sequence ATGTCGCGAATCGGACGTTCCCCCATCACCGTGCCCGGCGGCGTCGACGTCAACATCGACGGCCGGTCGGTCACCGTCAAGGGGCCGAAGGGCACGCTGTCGCAGACCGTCGCCGAGCCGATCGAGGTCAGCCTCGAGGACGGGGTCATCTCGGTCACCCGGCCGAACGACATCCAGAAGGTCCGGGGCCTGCACGGGCTCACTCGGACGCTGATCAACAACATGGTGGTCGGCGTCACGGACGGCTACAAGAAGACCCTCGTCATCCAGGGCGTCGGCTACCGCGTGGCGGCCAAGGGCAAGAACCTCGAGTTCTCGCTCGGCTACAGCCACCCCATCACGGTCGAGCCCCCGGAGGGCATCACCTTCACGGTGGAGAAGCCGACCCAGCTCGTCGTCGAGGGCATCGACAAGCAGCTCGTCGGGGAGATCGCCGCCCGCATCCGCAAGCTGCGCAAGCCCGACCCGTACAAGGGCAAGGGCGTGCGTTACGAGGGCGAGCAGATCCGCCGCAAGGTCGGAAAGGCTGGTAAGTAG
- the rpsE gene encoding 30S ribosomal protein S5, translated as MMAAQRRGGGQGGDRRDGRRDDRRGGADKGQSYIEKVVAINRVAKVVKGGRRFSFTALVIVGDGNGTVGVGYGKAKEVPAAIAKGVEEAKKHFFKVPRIQGTIPHLVQARDAAGEVLLRPASPGTGVIAGGPVRAVLEAAGIHDVLSKSLGSDNAINIVHATIAGLKALKRPEEIAAKRGLPIEDVAPAAMLRARAAGSEPRAEVASS; from the coding sequence CTGATGGCAGCGCAGAGGCGTGGTGGCGGTCAGGGTGGCGACCGTCGCGACGGCCGCCGCGACGACCGCCGCGGTGGCGCCGACAAGGGCCAGTCGTACATCGAGAAGGTCGTGGCGATCAACCGGGTCGCCAAGGTCGTCAAGGGCGGGCGTCGCTTCAGCTTCACCGCTCTGGTGATCGTCGGTGACGGCAACGGCACCGTCGGCGTCGGCTACGGCAAGGCCAAGGAGGTGCCGGCCGCGATCGCCAAGGGCGTCGAGGAGGCCAAGAAGCACTTCTTCAAGGTCCCGCGGATCCAGGGCACCATCCCGCACCTGGTGCAGGCGCGCGACGCGGCGGGCGAGGTCCTGCTGCGCCCGGCGAGCCCCGGTACCGGTGTCATCGCGGGCGGCCCGGTCCGCGCCGTCCTCGAGGCCGCGGGCATCCACGACGTGCTGAGCAAGTCGCTGGGCAGCGACAACGCGATCAACATCGTGCACGCGACGATCGCGGGCCTGAAGGCGCTGAAGCGTCCCGAGGAGATCGCGGCCAAGCGCGGCCTGCCGATCGAGGACGTCGCCCCGGCGGCCATGCTGCGCGCCCGTGCGGCGGGCAGCGAACCGCGGGCGGAGGTCGCGTCGTCATGA
- the rpmD gene encoding 50S ribosomal protein L30, with translation MTQLKITQKKSVISEKQNQRDTLRTLGLKKIGQSVVREDRPEVLGMIRTVAHLVTVEEVD, from the coding sequence ATGACCCAGCTGAAGATCACGCAGAAGAAGTCCGTGATCAGCGAGAAGCAGAACCAGCGTGACACGCTGCGCACCCTCGGCCTGAAGAAGATCGGGCAGAGCGTGGTCCGCGAGGACCGGCCCGAGGTGCTCGGCATGATCCGGACGGTGGCCCACCTGGTCACCGTCGAGGAGGTCGACTGA
- the rplO gene encoding 50S ribosomal protein L15, with translation MAADLEKNASGSEGTPLKLHDLRPAPGANRAKTRKGRGEASKGKTAGRGTKGTKARSTVPVGFEGGQMPLIRRVPKLKGFKNPNRVEFQVVNLDKLAALYPEGGEVTAEDLAARGAVRRGRPVKVLGSGEISVAVQVKVHAFSGAAKEKIAAAGGTADEL, from the coding sequence ATGGCGGCTGATCTCGAGAAGAACGCCTCGGGTTCGGAGGGCACGCCTCTGAAGCTGCACGACCTGCGTCCGGCCCCCGGCGCCAACAGGGCCAAGACCCGCAAGGGCCGCGGCGAGGCGTCCAAGGGCAAGACCGCGGGCCGCGGCACCAAGGGCACCAAGGCCCGCAGCACCGTCCCCGTCGGGTTCGAGGGCGGCCAGATGCCGCTGATCCGCCGGGTGCCGAAGCTGAAGGGCTTCAAGAACCCGAACCGGGTCGAGTTCCAGGTCGTGAACCTGGACAAGCTCGCCGCGCTCTACCCCGAGGGCGGCGAAGTCACGGCGGAGGACCTGGCGGCCAGGGGCGCGGTGCGCCGCGGCCGTCCGGTCAAGGTCCTCGGCAGCGGTGAGATCTCCGTCGCGGTCCAGGTGAAGGTGCACGCCTTCTCCGGCGCCGCGAAGGAGAAGATCGCCGCCGCCGGCGGAACCGCCGACGAGCTGTAA